The following DNA comes from Candidatus Methylomirabilota bacterium.
CGGACGAAGTCGCCCTCGGTGTCCTCGCGAGCGGAGATCTGGATCACGTGGGCGCCCATGTCGGCCAGCTGGCGCACGCAGGTGGGGCCGGACCGGGCGCGGGTGAGGTCGATGACGGTGTAGGGCTCGAGGGGCAGGCTCATCGTGACGGCGCTCCCTGTCTCATAGGTTGAGGTTTCGCGGGTTCGGGTGGCAGGATGGCGGAGGCGCTGACCGACGCCGGATTGCGCAGCGGCCAGCGCGACGCGTCCACCGCCGTCAGGAAATCGAGGACGGCCCGGTTGAACGCGTCGGGGTCCTCGAGGTTGACGGTGTGGCCGGCCTTGGGCATGACCACGAGGCCGGAGGAACGGATTGTGCGCTTCATGAAGAGCGCGGGCTCGAGGCAGGGCTCGTCCTCGTCGCCCGTCACGATGAGCGTCGGCACTGTCAGGCGCTCCATCCCATCCTCGAGCTCGTAGACGGACGGTCGTGACATCTGCACGCCGCGCATGGTGAGCGCGTGGCCCTTCGCCGACTGTTCGCAGAACATGTCGTAGAACTCCTGCCAGCCCGCGGGGTCCTTGTCCTTGAACTGCACGCGCGTGGGCCCCTTCGTGTAGAACTCGGCCACCGCCTTCATGCCGTCCCGCTCGAAGCGCCGCGCCGTCTCCTCGACGTCCCGGCGGAACCTCTCGCGCTCGCCCGCCACGCTGCCGTAGCCCGCGCCCGCGACCACCAAGGACAGCGCGCGCTCGGGAAAGCGGAGCCCGAAGTGAAGCGTCGCGTAGCCTCCCATGCTGAGCCCGCAGATGTGC
Coding sequences within:
- a CDS encoding CoA transferase, which encodes MSLPLEPYTVIDLTRARSGPTCVRQLADMGAHVIQISAREDTEGDFVR
- a CDS encoding alpha/beta fold hydrolase, which codes for MPTAQVNGVSLFYEEAGEGTPLVFVHEFAGEARSWHLQVRFFARRYRTIAYNARGYPPSDVPEDPKAYSQDQAADDIRGLLDALGIRKAHICGLSMGGYATLHFGLRFPERALSLVVAGAGYGSVAGERERFRRDVEETARRFERDGMKAVAEFYTKGPTRVQFKDKDPAGWQEFYDMFCEQSAKGHALTMRGVQMSRPSVYELEDGMERLTVPTLIVTGDEDEPCLEPALFMKRTIRSSGLVVMPKAGHTVNLEDPDAFNRAVLDFLTAVDASRWPLRNPASVSASAILPPEPAKPQPMRQGAPSR